The Ignavibacteria bacterium genome contains the following window.
TGATGTTGATGAAAATATCTGCAGGAAAATTGGAGAAAATACTTATTTAATCAGCGGTCGTGTTGAGATTGATGCAATTTTGGAACAGATTGGTATTCAAATTCCAGAAGGTAAATACGAAACAATTGGTGGTTACATCATCAATCGTTTGGGCAAAATTCCTATGGAAGGTGAGGAGTTTATTCTTGATACATTTAAAATTACAATCATTAAAGCCACGCCCAATAAAATTGAACTTGTAAAATTAACCGAGTTAAAGAGAGAAGAATTGTAATGTTTTTTGAATTAGTTAAGTCAGATAAAAATTCTAAGGCTCGTGCAGGAATAATTCATACTTCTCACGGAGATATATTAACACCTGTTTTTATGCCTGTTGGAACTCAAGGTGCAATTAAAGCTGTAGAACATCGTGAACTTGAAGAAATTGGTACACAAATAATTCTTGGAAATACTTATCATCTTTATTTAAGACCTGGTACAGAAATTTTAGAAAAATTTGGTGGACTGCACAAATTTATTAACTGGAATAAACCAATTTTAACTGATAGCGGCGGTTTCCAGATTTATAGTTTGTCTGAGCTTCGAAAAATTCGTGAAGATGGAGTTGAATTCAAATCTCACATCGATGGCTCATTGCATTTTTTCTCACCTGAGAAAGTTGTGGATATTCAGAGATCAATTGGTTCTGATATTATGATGGTGTTAGACGAATGCGTGGGTTATCCTGCTCAATATGATTATGTGAAAAAATCTGTCGAGCTGACAACTCGATGGGCTAAGAGAGCTTATGAATATTTCCACTCAACTTCTCCAATTTATGATCATAAACAATTCATATTTGGGATTGTTCAAGGAAGTGTTTATAAAGATTTAAGAAAGATTTCTGCTGAGGATTTAACTCAATTTGATTTTGATGGTTTTGCAATTGGAGGATTAGCTGTTGGTGAGTCAACTGAAGAAATGTATGAAATTACTGATTTCACTACCGATCTGCTGCCCAAAAACAAACCGAGATATTTAATGGGAGTTGGGCGCCCAGAAAATTTACTTGAAGCAATTGAACGTGGCGTTGATATGTTTGACTGCGTTATGCCTACTCGAAACGGAAGAAATGCTTATTTGTTTACCAGCAAAGGAGTTCTTTCAATTAAGAATAGTCAATTTAAAGATGACCCATCTCCAATTGATGATGAATGTGACTGTTATACCTGTAAGAATTTTACTCGTGCTTATTTAAGACACTTATTTATTGCGAAAGAAATTTTAGCTTTACAATTAGCTTCTATTCATAATCTTAGATTTTACTTAAATTTGATGTCAGAAGCTCGGAAAATGATTCTTGAAGATAAATTTTCTGAATGGAAGAAAGAAAAAGTTGAAAAAATTTCACAGAAACTAACAATAAATAAGGAGGAAATCATTGATTAACTCAGTATTATTATTTGCTCCGCAGCCGGGACAAGATCCAGGCGCCAGTATGTTAAGCACTCTTATAATGTTTGCGGCAATTTTCTTAATAATGTATTTCTTGATGATAAGGCCGCAGCAAAAACGAATGAAAGAAAGAGAGAAAATGCTTAGCGAATTAAAGAAAGGTGATAAAGTTGTGATGTCCAGTGGAATTTACGGCGTCATAACTCAAATAGATGATAGGACAGTTATTGTTCAAGTAGCCGATAATGTAAAACTAAAATTTGAAAAATCTGCTGTTGCAACTGTTCTAAAAGATTAAATTGAATTTATCTTTCTTATAGCCGGGAATTTTTCTCGGCTTTTTTATTTTTAAATAAAACTTTCGAATAGAAAATATGTCGTACAAATTTCTGGATCACACTTCAGATATCGGAATTGAGGTTAAGTCTTCAAGCATTCAAGAAGCATTTGTTGAATCAATCTATGGTTTGCTTGAAATAATTTTTGGTAAATCTCTGATAGAATTCGATTCCAATTCAGATTACGAAGTTTTGGAGGTTTCGAGCATTGATAGAGAAAGTCTGCTTGTCGATACTTTGAATGAAATCTTATTTTTGATTGATACAAAAAAAATAATTCCATTGAAACCAGAAATTCTTGAAATGAGTAATAATTTTTTGAAATTAAGATATAAACCTTGTCAATTTGATTATCAGAATTTCCCAATTCATCTTTATGTTAAAGCTGTAACTTTTCATCAACTTGAAATCAAAGAAATCGAAAATCAAACAGAAATTAAATTTTTCGTTGATATATGATAATCGAAAAAATCACTGACTATAAATACAGAATTCCGAAATCTAATTTCCCGTTCATGCGGGTTGACGGCATTGTTTATGCTGACGAAGACTTGCTCGAATCAATAAAAAATGATAAAACTATTGAACAAATTGCAAATACTGCATCATTGCCAGGCATTGTTGGATATTCACTTGGTATGCCCGATGCACATCAGGGTTATGGATTTGCAATTGGCGGAGTTGCTGCAGTTGATTTGAAAGAAGGAGTGGTCTCACCAGGTGGAATTGGTTACGATATTAATTGTGGTGTGCGTTTGCTTGCAACTGATCTTGAATTTGACGATGTAAAACCGAAATTAGAAGAGCTGGTTAAACAACTTTTTCACGAAATTCCTTCTGGTACAGGTCGAGGCGGTGATTTGAAATTGAGCTACGCTGAACTGGATGAAGTTATGAAACTCGGAATTGATTGGGCAATACAGAATAAATATGCAAAACCAGAGGATAAAGATTTCATCGAAGAATACGGTAGACTTCCAAATGCTAATCCCGATATGGTTTCTAATAAGGCAAAGGAAAGAGGTCGTGATCAATTAGGTACACTTGGTTCAGGAAATCACTTTGCTGAAGTGCAAATTGTTCAAGAAATTTTTGATGAAGAAGTCGCGCGCGGTTTTGGTTTACACAAAAATCAAATTGTTGTATTGATACATACAGGTTCGAGAGGACTTGGTCATCAAGTTTGTACAGATTACTTAAAAGAAATGGACGCAGCAATGAAAAACTATGGAATTAAGGTTCCAGATAGAGAGCTTGCATGCGTTCCAATTGATTCCAGAGAAGGAAAAAGATATTTGCAAGCAATGGCTTCGGCGGCAAATTTTGCATTCAATAATCGTCAATTGATTACTTTCAATGTCAGGAATGTTTTTAAACGATTATTTAAAACTGACAAAGTACGAATTGTTTATGATGTCTGTCACAATATTGCAAAAGTTGAAGAGCATAATGTTTTTGGAAAGAAGATGACAGTTTTAGTTCATCGTAAAGGTGCAACACGCGCATTTCCGAAAGGGCATCCAGCATTACCAGAAGTTTATCGTGAGATTGGTCAACCAGTAATTATTCCTGGAAGTATGGGAACTTATTCTTATGTTCTGGTTGGAACCGAGAAAGCAATGGAAGAAACATTTGGCTCAACCTGTCATGGTGCTGGTAGAACTCTTTCAAGACACAAAGCAAAAAAAATGATGTCAGCTGAAGAAGCTGTTAGTAAACTAAAAGAAAGGGGAGTTTTCATTCAAGCGACAACTAAATCGGGAATCACCGAAGAAATTCCAGAAGCATATAAAAATGTTTCCCAGGTTGTAGAAGTTGTACATCAAGCTGGCATTTCTAAAAAAGTCGCCAAATTAAAACCAATCGGTGTAATTAAAGGTTAATTATGATTAAAAGGTTTTTTCTGATTTTAACATTCTTTTCTTTCATAGCTTCATTTTCAAATGCTGAAGAAGTAAAGAGGAAAGTTTATTTGATTGACATAAGCGGAGACATTGATCTTGGCATTGCTCCTTATGTTGAACGAGTTATTAAAGAGGCAGAAGAAAATAATGCATCCGCAATTGTTTTAATGGTCAATACTTTTGGCGGCAGAGTTGATGCGGCAACTCAAATTCGTGATGCAATTATTAACACAAAGATTTTGACAATTTCATATGTTAATAAAAGAGCTATATCTGCCGGTGCTTTAATTTCAATCGCGGCAAAAAAAATTGTAATGTCTCCAGGTTCAACTATTGGTGCAACAACCGTCGTTGATCAATCTGGAACAAAAGCAACGGAAAAGTATCAGTCATATATGCGTTCAGAAATGAGGTCAACTGCAGAACGGAACGGCAGAAGACCAGATATTGCTGAAGCAATGGTCGATGAAAAAATTGTTGTTAAAGATTTTCCTGAATTAGATGACTCAACTAAATTACTCACGCTTACAACGGAAGAAGCCGTCAAAGTTGGATACTGTGATTTCGTTGCTTCGGACCTAAAAGAACTTCTAACTCATTTTGATCTTCAAAATTCCGAAATAATTTCTTCCGAAATAAATTGGGCAGAAAAAGTTGTTCGATTTCTTAGCAATCCAATTATAAGTGGAATTTTAATAATGCTTGGCATTCTTGGTTTATTGACTGAAATCAAAACTCCCGGATGGGGAATTGCTGGAACGATTGGTTTAATCTCCCTTGCATTGTTCTTTGGAACCAACTACATCCTTCAACTGGCAAACATCTGGGAAATTTTAATTTTTATCATTGGACTTGCATTGTTGTTAATTGAAATTTTTTATATACCAGGTTTTGGATTGGCTGGTATACTTGGAATAATAATGATGGTTGGAGCAATCTTTTTTAGTTTGATTGGCGATTTCCCCATAGTTTCTGAAAATGAAATTTCAAATGCCTTGATTCAGCTTGCCGCTTCACTTGTTGCTTCTGTTATTTTTCTTTTTATTCTCTGGAAATTTTTACCCGGAGTTCCTGTCTGGGGAAGATTAATTCTTTCGACATCCGAAACTCAAAACGAAGGGTTTGTTTCTAATCCTGATTTATCATTTCTGGTCGGAAAAAAAGGAAAAGCAATATCACTTCTCAGACCTGCAGGTATTGCGCTGATTGATGGGAAAAGATATGATGTTGTATCGGAAGGCGAGTTTATTAAAAAGGATGAAGAAATTATCGTGACTGAGGTTATTGGCTCGAAGATCATTGTTAGAAAAATAAATTAAGGAGAAGAAACAGGCATTCTTTTTTTTACCTTTTTAATACTTTTGAGAAATGAAATCAAAAAAAAGATTTTTAAATAAACTAATTTTAGTCTGCCTGTTTCTTTTCAGTTTTTCTTCTTTATATGCTCAATCTGAAAAAAATATTTATACCGATACCATCCAACTAAAATCAAAAACAATTTCTCTTAATGATTTTCCATTTCCTGTAGATTCAATTATTTCTATGAAAATAGATTCAATTGAGCTTCTTAAAGATGATTATGTTTTTGATAGATTAAATCAAACACTCAATGTGAATAATGACAGATACATTAATAAAAATTTGATAATTACCTACAAGGTTTTCCCGATTAAAAGAGAAATAATTAAAAAAAATTCTCCTCAAATATTTTCTGATACCATTTCTAAACGTCAAATCATAGCGATAAAAAAAACTCAATCAACAAATATTGCAGACGATATTTTTGGCTCTAAAATTGAAAGAAGCGGAGTTTTAACTCGCGGTTTTTCCGTTGGCTCGAATAAAGATTTCACTCTCAATTCAGGTTTGAGACTTCAACTTGCAGGTCAATTAAGCGATGATATTGAAGTTGCTGCTGTTCTTTCTGATCAAAGTTCTCCAATTCAACCTGAAGGAAATACTCGAAATATTCAAGAAATTGATAAAGTTTACATTGAATTAAAACATAAAAATGCTCAGGCAACTTTTGGCGATTTTCAATTCACTCAGAGAATTGGAAACTTTGGTATCGTTGATAAAAAACTTCAGGGACTGACTTCAACTGCATTTCTTAACAAAAAAAATTTTGCCAGCATTGCCTACGCAAGTGCAAGAGGAAAATTCAAATCACAACAATTTAATGGGATTGATGGTGTTCAAGGTCCATACCGATTGACAGGTGAAAATAACGAAAGGGATATAATCGTTCTTGCAGGAACTGAAAAAGTTTACATCAATGGTGAAGAAAAAGTGAGAGGTGAAAATTATGATTACATTATTGATTACTCAACTGGTGAAATTTACTTTACTCCAAGAACTGTAATCACAAATGCATCACGAATAAAAGTTGATTTTGAATATTCTGATAGAAAATTTGAGAGAAACTTTTTTGGTTCTGTTGTTAATGCGACTGCTTTCTCTGACCAAATACAAATTGGTTTAAGTTATTTCAGAGAAGGTGATAATCAAGATTTACCAATAGAATATTCAATTTCTGAAACTGACAGACAAATTCTTGCTCAAAGCGGGAATAATCGATTAGCCGCTTCGAAAAGCGGAGTTAAATTTGTCGGTTATGATTCTACTGGAAGACCAGCAGGTGTTTATCGTTTGAGAGATACTTTAATTGCAGGAGAATTGATTAAATTTTTTGAATTCAGTCCAGGTTCTGATTCAGCATTTTATAATGTAAGTTTTTCATACATTGGAGAAGGACAGGGTGATTACATTAAACTTGGATTGGGAAGATTTAAATATATCGGTCCAAATCAAGGAAATTATGCTCCTGTAATTTTACTCCCTATGCCGGAGCTTAAACAAGTTGGAAATTTTTATTCCAGTATATTCATAACAAAAAATATAAAAGTAGAAGGAGAATTATCTTTATCGTCTTTTGATCGTAATCGATTTTCATCAATTGACGACGAGAAAAATAAAGGTAAAGCTTATAATTATAAGTTATCATTTGATTCAATCGGGGTAAATATTTTTTCATTGGTTGATGGAAGTATTTCATCAAGTTATTTTGAAAGAAAAACCGAGGCAACTTATTCGTCCTTAACAAGAATTTACGAAGTTGAATACGAACGAAATTGGAATTTAGGATTAACTAATCAAATTTCAGATGAATTGTTGAGAGAGTTTGATTTTAAGTTCTTTACTAAAAATTTTGATTCGAAATTATCTTACGGAAGATTGAAGAGAGGAATAGATTTTACAAGTAATCGCTTCAATGCATCAATTAATTCAGAAGTTTTTGATCAAGTAAATTTAAATTATTTTTTCTCTGGCATTAAAACGCGAGCTAATCAAACTAATTCGAACTACCAAAAAAATTATTTTAATATTAAGTACGCTCATCAAAGTTTTACTCCTTACCTTAAAATGGAAATCGAAAATAAAATTGACAAAATTGTGAATGACTCACTTCTATATTCAAGCTTTAGATTTTATGATTTTACATTAGGGTTATTTTCATCTTTCATTAAATATTTGGATGTTAATTCAGCTTTTAATTTCAGGAAAGACTTCTTGCCATTTAATAACAGCATTGAAGAAGAAGCAAACAGTTATATCTATCAATTAGGGTTTAGATTGAAAAATATTTCCAGTATTAGTTCATCTCTTGATCTATCATTCAGACAGAAAAAATATTCTGAAGTCTTTAAATCTTCCGGCAGATTGAATAATCAATCACTTGCAATAAAATATCTTGGCAGGGGAATTTTCTTTAAGAGATTTTTTCAGACAGATCTGTACTATGAAGCTTCATCTCAAAGATCAGCTAAACTTGAAAGAATCTTTTTACGAGTTCCGAAGGGTTCAGGACAATACATTTACAAAGGTGACTTAAACGGAAATGGAATTGCTGATGAATTTGAATTTGAACCTGCTAAGTTTGAAGGTGATTACATTTTAACGACCTACCCGACTGATGAATTATTTCCTGTAATTGATTTGAAAGCAAGCATAAGACTAAAGCTTGATTTCAGAAATTTATCTTTGAATGAAAATATTTATAAGTATATAAAACCCTTGTCGACTGAAACCTATTTAAGAGTTGAAGAAAACAGTACGGATCCAAAAGAATCAAATGTTTATTTAATTCGTTTGAAGACTTTTCAAAATAAATCGACTACTATTCGTGGTAATAATTTAATTCAACAAGATATAAATCTATTTGAATATGATCCTGATTTTAATCTACTTCTTAGATTAATTGAGAGAAGAGGATTTTCTCGTTTCAGCCTGACAGACGAAAGAAGGTTTCAACAGGAAAAATTGATAAGGATAAGATGGAAATTTGTAAAGGAGTTTGCAAATCAGAGTGAAGTTAATATTACAAAAAACAATTTATACTCGAGTGCTTACTCATCCAGGAATTTTTTGATTAAACAAGTTACAATCAATTCAAAACTCTTTTACTACCCTTATAATAATGTTGAAGCTGGATTTAAAATCGAAATTGGGCAATCGAAAGATTTTTATCCACAAACGCCAACAATAATTGATTTAAATTCTCAAGAGCTGACACTGACAATAATGTACTCAATGAGGGGAAAATTTAATTTCAGCATTGAAAGAACTGAGATGATTTCAAATCAAAACCTTTCCTATTTGCCCTTCGAATTAACCCGAGGATATGTGATTGGAAAAAATTATATATGGCGTGTAAGTTTTGATTATCAAATTGCAAATAATTTTCAAGCAAGTATTGTCTATGATGGACGAGTTCAAGGTAAAAACAATCCTATTCATACAGCAACAGCAGAAGTAAAAGCATTCTTTTGAGGTGACTATGTCAAAAGTTGTATCAACTTACATCGAACTTCATATTATGAAAATTGAAAATGATCAATTAAAGTTTCTATTACTAAAAAGATCACCTAATGAAAAATATCCAAATATCTGGCAAATGGTAACTGGAAAAATTAGAGATGGTGAAAAAGCTTACGAAACGGCATTGAGAGAATTAAAGGAAGAGACAGGTTTAATTGCTGAGGAGTTATTCACAGTTCCGATTGTTAATTCTGTTTATTTATCAGAAACTGATGAAGTTTGTCTGATCCCGGTTTTTCTTTGCCGTGTGAATGAAAAATCTGAAATAAAGATCTCCGAAGAGCACTCAGAATACAAATGGTTAAATGCCGAAGAAGCTGAGAAACTTCTAAATTGGGAAGGTCAGAAAAAGTCAATCAGAATGATTAATGACTACTGGATTAATTCAAAAGAAAAACTGATAAAAATCTTTGGATAAAAAACTTTAGTTGCAAATTTTTAATTGATAAAAATTTTAAAATGCCTCTCTAATGTTAGGTAGATCCAAAATATGTAAGAAAAATTTATCTCGTTACTAACAAATTTATTAGGCTTATACGATCTCATTAAGTTTGTATAAAAAAATCATATTGAAAATTAGCTTAAATTTGTATTCAAACAGGAACAAATAGCGAGGTTAAATTTGTCAATTCTAGTAGTTGGTTCACTTGGTCTCGATACTATTGAGACACCATTTTCAAAAGTCGAAGAAGCACTTGGTGGTTCAGCAGTTTATATTTCACTGGCTGCATCTTATTTCTGTCCCGTCGTTAACCTAGTCGGAGTTGTTGGTGAAGATTTCCCTAAAAAATATATCGAACTGCTGAGAGAACATCATGTTGATTTAGAGGGACTTCAGATTGTTCCAAATGGTAAAACTTTTCGATGGTCAGGTAAATATGATTATGATATGAATTCAAGAGAGACACTATTGACTGAATTAAATGTTTTTAAGGATTTTAATCCTGTTATTCCTGAGAATTATCGAGATAGTAAATTCATAATTCTTGGCAATATCGATCCAGAGTTACAGATGAATGTCTTAAAACAACTGCATAACCCAAAGTTTATAGTTTGCGATACAATGAATTACTGGATTGAGCGAAAGAATGAAGCACTGCATGAACTTCTTAAAATGGTTGATATGCTTGTTGTAAACGACTCAGAAGCTCGGTTGCTTGCAAAGCATCCAAATCTTATTCAGGCGGCAAAAATCATTTTGAAAATGGGTCCGAAAAAACTTGTAATTAAAAAAGGTGAACATGGTGCATTGCTTATAACAAACGACACAATCTTTACAGCTCCTGCTTACCCGCTTGAAAACATCAACGATCCAACTGGTGCAGGTGATACATTTGCCGGTGGTATGGTTGGATATCTTTCGAAAGTTAATTCAATTAATGATGATGAATTAAAAAAAGCAGTTATATATGGAAGTGTTCTCGCTTCTTTCTGTGTTGAAAAATTCAGTGTCGATGGTTTACTTGATCTAAATTATTTGAAAATAAAAGATCGATTTAATCAATTCTTTCAGATAACTCACTTTGAGCAATGAGTACTGATTTCTATTCATTAAAGTTTGAAAACGACTCGTTAATTTTTATTGACCAAACAAAACTCCCTGATGAAGAGAATTACATTTCTACAAGTGATTATAATAGAATTGCTGAAGCAATTGAAAAACTTGAAATAAGAGGTGCACCACTGATCGGAATTGCAGCACTTTATGGTTTAGCTTTAGCAGTAAAAAATTCTAAATCTGATTTTGAAAAAGCATTTGATAGATTAAGACATACACGACCAACTGCCGTTAACCTCTTCACTGCATTAAATAAAGCAAGAGAATTTTTCTATTCATCAGTAGCAAACCAAAACTATCAATCTCTTCTAAATTTTGCGCGTGAATTTCATAAAAAAGATTTTGAGTATTGTAATCTGATTGCTAAAAATGGTTTTGATTTTATTTCGAGTAGTTTCAATCGAAAAGTAAGAATTCTGACGCATTGTAATACTGGCTCACTTGCGACAGGTGGAATTGGAACTGCATTTGGAGTAATTTTTGAACTTTCGAGAAATAATCTTGTTGAGATTGTTTATGCCTGCGAAGCCAGACCTTTACTTCAAGGGTTAAGACTAACTTCGTTTGAATTAAAGAAACATAATATCAATTATAAAATAATTACCGATTCCACTGCTGCTTATCTTATGCAAAAGCAACTGGTCGATTTTGTTATTGTTGGTGCTGATCGAATTGCAGCGAATGGTGATACAGCAAATAAGATTGGAACTTACTCACTTGCGGTTAATGCAAAATTTCATTCAATTCCTTTTTATGTTGCTGCACCTTCAACATCGATTGACGCTCAAATTTCGTCAGGTGAAGAAATAATTGTTGAAGAAAGAAATCCTGATGAATTGCTCACTTTTGGAAATAAAAAAATCATAAACACAGAGATTAACGCATTAAATTTTGCATTTGATATTACACCAAAGGATTTGATTACCGCTATTATTACAGAAGAAAAAGTATTTTCATCACCGTTTAATTTTTCAAAATGACAAAGATTTTGAAAGACAGGGGCTTCGTTTTAAGAAAAAGAAAATATCGTGAGACAAGCAAGTTGATTACAATTTTTTCTGAGAAGTCCGGGAAAATTAATCTGATCGCAAAAGGTGTGAGAACTCCTAAAAGTAAATTGTCTGCTGTTCTCGATCCAATTAATTTAATTGAATTTGTTTATTATGATAAGCCAACCAGAGAATTACAATATATTTCATCAGCGGATTTTATCGAAGATTATTCTAAAATCAAATCCGACTTCGAAAAATTGAAAATTGCTTATTTGATTATCGAATTGACAGATATTTTTTCGCATGAGGGCCAGGTTAATGAAGAGCTTTTTAATCTTGTTTCAAAAGAACTGAATAGTCTTAATCAAGATATTTATTCTAAGTTTTTAATTCTTAATGAATTTCTGATTGAACTTTGTGAAATAGCAGGTTACCCGATTTACACTGGAAATTGTCCGTTATGTAATCGTGTAATCAATTTTTCAGAATTAAATTTTGAATTTACAAGAAACTATGGGATTGTTTGTGGTGATTGCAGGAATTACCAAAATTCACAAATAAATCTCGGACTTGAAACTAAAAAAGTACTTGCTCTATTTTTACAAGAAAATTATTCCCTTGTAATGGAAATGAAAGAAGAAAATTTTAAACATCTTTTTATCCCTATAATTGAGTTTCTAAGATTTCATGTCAGTGAAATTCAGAAAATCAAATCCTTAGAACTTTTTTGAAACTTTGTTTTGTACGCTAAAGTAAAAAGCAAAAAAAATTAAGGAGAAAATATGGAACGAAAAAAATTATTCGCTACAATCTCGTTGATTTTTGTGGGTGTGGTTTTTGGAGTAATTTTAGCAACAGGTTTTAATTGGGTAAAACCAGGTTATGGTTTATCTCAAATTGGCGCACCAAACTCTCCTGTAAATGTTAGTCAAGAGGTTCAAAAGTTGAACGAAGCATTTATCAAAGCTGCTGAGGCAGTCACCCCAACAGTGGTCTATATTGAAACCAAAACGGATGAAAATATAGTCGATATTCCTGAACATGAATTTTTTAAGGATTTCCCATTCTTCAAAGATTTACCAAAACAACCTCAGGTGGGAACGGGTTCAGGTGTAATTATTTCTTCTGATGGTTATATCGTAACTAATAACCATGTTGTAAAAGATGCAAAATCAATAAATGTGATTCTGAATGATAAAAGAAAATTCACTGCAGAATTAATTGGAACTGATCCTTTGACTGATTTGGCAGTAATTAAAATTGATGCAAAGAATTTAACTCCCGCATATCTTGGAAATTCTGATGATGTGAAAGTTGGACAATGGGTTCTTGCCATTGGTAATCCACTAGGATTGACATCAACAGTTACGGCAGGAATTGTTTCGGCAATTGGTCGTGGTGGTTTGAGATTGATACAAGACTCATACGGCATTGAAGATTTTATTCAAACTGATGCTGCAATTAATCCAGGTAATTCTGGAGGTGCACTGGTTGATTTAAATGGCGCTGTTATTGGAATTAATACAGCGATTGCATCAAGAACTGGTTATTATCAGGGATATGGTTTTGCAATACCTGTGAATATTGTTAAAACGGTCGCAAAAGATTTAATTGATTACGGTAAAGTTAGAAGAGGTTATATTGGTGTACAAATTCGAGAAGTTGATAATGCAACAGCAAAAGCTCTCGGACTTGAAAAAACTCAAGGTGTTATTGTAGAAGGCTTAGTTGAAGGAGGCGCTGCCAAAGATGCTGGTATTGAAGAAGGTGATGTAATTCTTTCAATTGATGGTAAAGAAGTCTATAAACCGAATGACTTGCAGAGTTATGTAGCAAGTAAACATGCCGGTGATAAAGTTAAGCTTAAAATCTTCAGAAACGGAAAAACATTTGATAAGGAGATTACATTAAGACCAAGAAAGGAAGATGAAGCTGACACAAAACCGGTAAAGAAAAAAGAAGAACGTAAAATTGATGAATCAATCCAAACTAAAACTTATAAAGAAATAGGTTTGACTGTTAAAAACTTAACTTCAAGTGAATTGAAAAAATACAACGTAGAAAACGGTATTTTAATAACCGCCGTTGAACCTATCAGCTCAGCATTTGATGCAGGTCTTAGAGAAAATTTAGTAATAGTTGAAGTGAATAAGAAGAAAATAGATTCGGTTAAAGAGTTCGATGAAATCATTTCTAAGAACAAAGGCTCAGCAGTATTACTGAGAGTTAGAGACGCTCAAGGAAATGCCAGATTTATCGGTTTAGAGATCCCCAAATAACCTCCTTACCCTAACATAACGCCTCCTATAAGGTCCGGTTGCCCCGCCGGGCCTTCTTTTTTTTAAACCATTAATTTTG
Protein-coding sequences here:
- the tgt gene encoding tRNA guanosine(34) transglycosylase Tgt, whose amino-acid sequence is MFFELVKSDKNSKARAGIIHTSHGDILTPVFMPVGTQGAIKAVEHRELEEIGTQIILGNTYHLYLRPGTEILEKFGGLHKFINWNKPILTDSGGFQIYSLSELRKIREDGVEFKSHIDGSLHFFSPEKVVDIQRSIGSDIMMVLDECVGYPAQYDYVKKSVELTTRWAKRAYEYFHSTSPIYDHKQFIFGIVQGSVYKDLRKISAEDLTQFDFDGFAIGGLAVGESTEEMYEITDFTTDLLPKNKPRYLMGVGRPENLLEAIERGVDMFDCVMPTRNGRNAYLFTSKGVLSIKNSQFKDDPSPIDDECDCYTCKNFTRAYLRHLFIAKEILALQLASIHNLRFYLNLMSEARKMILEDKFSEWKKEKVEKISQKLTINKEEIID
- the yajC gene encoding preprotein translocase subunit YajC, with amino-acid sequence MLSTLIMFAAIFLIMYFLMIRPQQKRMKEREKMLSELKKGDKVVMSSGIYGVITQIDDRTVIVQVADNVKLKFEKSAVATVLKD
- a CDS encoding archease, with the protein product MSYKFLDHTSDIGIEVKSSSIQEAFVESIYGLLEIIFGKSLIEFDSNSDYEVLEVSSIDRESLLVDTLNEILFLIDTKKIIPLKPEILEMSNNFLKLRYKPCQFDYQNFPIHLYVKAVTFHQLEIKEIENQTEIKFFVDI
- a CDS encoding RtcB family protein is translated as MIIEKITDYKYRIPKSNFPFMRVDGIVYADEDLLESIKNDKTIEQIANTASLPGIVGYSLGMPDAHQGYGFAIGGVAAVDLKEGVVSPGGIGYDINCGVRLLATDLEFDDVKPKLEELVKQLFHEIPSGTGRGGDLKLSYAELDEVMKLGIDWAIQNKYAKPEDKDFIEEYGRLPNANPDMVSNKAKERGRDQLGTLGSGNHFAEVQIVQEIFDEEVARGFGLHKNQIVVLIHTGSRGLGHQVCTDYLKEMDAAMKNYGIKVPDRELACVPIDSREGKRYLQAMASAANFAFNNRQLITFNVRNVFKRLFKTDKVRIVYDVCHNIAKVEEHNVFGKKMTVLVHRKGATRAFPKGHPALPEVYREIGQPVIIPGSMGTYSYVLVGTEKAMEETFGSTCHGAGRTLSRHKAKKMMSAEEAVSKLKERGVFIQATTKSGITEEIPEAYKNVSQVVEVVHQAGISKKVAKLKPIGVIKG
- a CDS encoding nodulation protein NfeD produces the protein MIKRFFLILTFFSFIASFSNAEEVKRKVYLIDISGDIDLGIAPYVERVIKEAEENNASAIVLMVNTFGGRVDAATQIRDAIINTKILTISYVNKRAISAGALISIAAKKIVMSPGSTIGATTVVDQSGTKATEKYQSYMRSEMRSTAERNGRRPDIAEAMVDEKIVVKDFPELDDSTKLLTLTTEEAVKVGYCDFVASDLKELLTHFDLQNSEIISSEINWAEKVVRFLSNPIISGILIMLGILGLLTEIKTPGWGIAGTIGLISLALFFGTNYILQLANIWEILIFIIGLALLLIEIFYIPGFGLAGILGIIMMVGAIFFSLIGDFPIVSENEISNALIQLAASLVASVIFLFILWKFLPGVPVWGRLILSTSETQNEGFVSNPDLSFLVGKKGKAISLLRPAGIALIDGKRYDVVSEGEFIKKDEEIIVTEVIGSKIIVRKIN
- a CDS encoding NUDIX pyrophosphatase, yielding MSKVVSTYIELHIMKIENDQLKFLLLKRSPNEKYPNIWQMVTGKIRDGEKAYETALRELKEETGLIAEELFTVPIVNSVYLSETDEVCLIPVFLCRVNEKSEIKISEEHSEYKWLNAEEAEKLLNWEGQKKSIRMINDYWINSKEKLIKIFG
- a CDS encoding sugar kinase; the encoded protein is MSILVVGSLGLDTIETPFSKVEEALGGSAVYISLAASYFCPVVNLVGVVGEDFPKKYIELLREHHVDLEGLQIVPNGKTFRWSGKYDYDMNSRETLLTELNVFKDFNPVIPENYRDSKFIILGNIDPELQMNVLKQLHNPKFIVCDTMNYWIERKNEALHELLKMVDMLVVNDSEARLLAKHPNLIQAAKIILKMGPKKLVIKKGEHGALLITNDTIFTAPAYPLENINDPTGAGDTFAGGMVGYLSKVNSINDDELKKAVIYGSVLASFCVEKFSVDGLLDLNYLKIKDRFNQFFQITHFEQ